The candidate division TA06 bacterium DNA window CCATCTCCGCTACCTTCCCCTTTTTGAACAGCAGCCCCCGGCCTTTGTTTCCGCCTGCGATGCCGATGTCGGCCTGGCGGGCCTCGCCCGGTCCGTTTACGGCGCATCCCATCACTGCGATCTTTAACGGGGTTTTGAAGTTCTTGATTTTTCTCTCCACCAGGCTAGCTATCCCAGCCACATCTATCCTGGCCCGGCCGCAGGTGGGACAGGCCAGCACCACCGGCCCGAAGCTTCCCAGGTCCAGGGACTGCAGGATGATCCGGGCCGCCTCCACTTCCTTGACTGGGTCGCCGGAGAGAGAGACCCGGACTGTGTCCCCGATTCCCTGTGACAAAAGCGACCCGATCCCCACCGCTGAACGAATGGCCCCGGCATAGGCCGTACCGGCCTCGGTGATCCCCAGATGCAGGGGATATTTGGATCTTCGGGACATTATGCGATATGCCTCGATGGTCATGGGCACTTCCGAGCCTTTGAGCGAGATCACTATATCGGTAAAGCCCAGGTCTTCCAGGATTGCAACATGCCGCAAAGCGCTTTCCACCAGCCCTGACGCGGTGGGGCGGCCGTGCCTGGCCAGGATGTCCTTTTCCAGCGACCCGGCATTGACCCCGATCCTGATGGGAACGCCCCTCAGGGCGGCGGCTTTGACCACCTGTTTGATCTTGTCCCTGGAGCCTATGTTGCCGGGGTTTATCCGCAGTTTGTCCACCCCGGCCTCCAGAGCCAGCAGGGCCAGGCGGTGGTCAAAATGGATGTCGGCCACCAGCGGCATTTTAGTCCCCTGCCGGATCTGTTTTAAGGCCCGGGCCGCTTCCTGGTCAGGCACGGCCAAACGTACGATCTGGCAGCCGGCTTTCTCCAGCCGCTTGATCTGCGTCAAAGTTGCCCTCTGGTCAGCGGTGTCGGTATTGGTCATGGACTGGATGGAAACGGGGTGCCCACCGCCGATGTGCAGCCCGCCGATACTTACAGCTTTGGTCTTGGTGCTTGGCCCCGATCGGGAATTAAGATTCTTGCTCATGGAGAAATTATATATGTTTGCGGGTTTGAATTCAACTTAAAAATGAGAATACATTCAGGCACTTTTAAAAAAAGATGGCAGCCTGATCAAGCTGCCATCTTTGGGAAACAAAACAAAAGCTTATTTCTTTTCCAGGGCTTTGGCTTTCTTGGCGGCATCTTCTGCCTCTGCCTTGCGGCCCATCTTGCCGTATACCTGGGAAAGGCTTCCCCAGTACTCTACCGATTCTGGTTTTAGTGTTACCAGGGTTTTGTAGGCATCCAGCGCTTTCTGATAATCCTTCATTTTTTCAGACAAGTAGCCCACAAACACCCAAGCCTCCAGGTCTTTATTGTCTATCTTCACTACTTTGTCAAAATTTTCGGCTGCTTTTGGATAATCCTTGGCACTATAATATGCCTGCCCCAGATTATACCATACGTTCTTGTTGTTGGGATCGATCACAGAAGAAGCTGTAAACGCCTGAATTGCGTCCTGAAATTTACCGACCTGCAGGTAGGCACTGCCCAGGAAATAAAAACTTAAAAAATCGTCTTTCTTTAAAGTTGAAGCTTTTACAAAAGCTTCAACTGCTTCAGCATACATTTTTTTCTGCATATGGATTTTTCCCAGTTCCAAAAATCCCTCAAAATCGTCTTTCTTCAACTCCACATATTTTTTGTAATATTTGATGGCCTCATCAGCATTCCCCGCTTGGGCAAGATTTTTGGCTATGGTCAGATTCAGTTTGACATTGTTGGGGTCCATTTTAACAGCCTTTTCAAACATCTTCCTGGCTTCCTCGTTATTGCCGCTGATGCTGTAATATGACCCGTAAACCGCGTAGTTGTCGGCTTTATCCGGTGCAAAATCCACTGCCTGATTCAGATATTTAATGGCGTTATCGGAATAGGCTTTTACCGATTCCGGGGCCACAACAGTCATCTGCTTCATGTTCTTCTGAGCGCTTCCGAGCAATAATCCCCATTCATGATCCCGGACCTTGATCAGAGAATCCCTCTTATCTGGCCAGTTCTTGATGGCCATTTCATAGGCTGGTCCGGCTTCCTTGAACTTACGGGTGCTGACATAACATTGAGCCAGCAAGGCATGATACTGCCCATTGCCCGGAGCTTGGGCGATCCCGTCATTGAGCACCTTAATAGCTCCATCATAATCATCCTGCTGCATGTGGACCAGGGCCCCGCTAAGCACCGGATCGCAACCCATCAGCATCAAACTCATACCTGCAAAGGTTACAATCATTGCGGCCAGGGATAACCACTTCTTGATCATTTCGGATTCCTTTTAATTTATGAAATATTTTGTTGACCTTTAGTGCCAAGACTTTCATTTTAACTCTAAAAAACCTCAATGTCAAGTAAAAGATTGCCATCTTAATGTTTTGTTTATCCGGGTCAGATCTGCCGGAACATCAACCGCTGTGGGACGATA harbors:
- the ispG gene encoding flavodoxin-dependent (E)-4-hydroxy-3-methylbut-2-enyl-diphosphate synthase, with amino-acid sequence MSKNLNSRSGPSTKTKAVSIGGLHIGGGHPVSIQSMTNTDTADQRATLTQIKRLEKAGCQIVRLAVPDQEAARALKQIRQGTKMPLVADIHFDHRLALLALEAGVDKLRINPGNIGSRDKIKQVVKAAALRGVPIRIGVNAGSLEKDILARHGRPTASGLVESALRHVAILEDLGFTDIVISLKGSEVPMTIEAYRIMSRRSKYPLHLGITEAGTAYAGAIRSAVGIGSLLSQGIGDTVRVSLSGDPVKEVEAARIILQSLDLGSFGPVVLACPTCGRARIDVAGIASLVERKIKNFKTPLKIAVMGCAVNGPGEARQADIGIAGGNKGRGLLFKKGKVAEMVDEKMMVERLLAEISIISQQ
- a CDS encoding tetratricopeptide repeat protein, which codes for MIKKWLSLAAMIVTFAGMSLMLMGCDPVLSGALVHMQQDDYDGAIKVLNDGIAQAPGNGQYHALLAQCYVSTRKFKEAGPAYEMAIKNWPDKRDSLIKVRDHEWGLLLGSAQKNMKQMTVVAPESVKAYSDNAIKYLNQAVDFAPDKADNYAVYGSYYSISGNNEEARKMFEKAVKMDPNNVKLNLTIAKNLAQAGNADEAIKYYKKYVELKKDDFEGFLELGKIHMQKKMYAEAVEAFVKASTLKKDDFLSFYFLGSAYLQVGKFQDAIQAFTASSVIDPNNKNVWYNLGQAYYSAKDYPKAAENFDKVVKIDNKDLEAWVFVGYLSEKMKDYQKALDAYKTLVTLKPESVEYWGSLSQVYGKMGRKAEAEDAAKKAKALEKK